In Acanthopagrus latus isolate v.2019 chromosome 16, fAcaLat1.1, whole genome shotgun sequence, one DNA window encodes the following:
- the LOC119004935 gene encoding uncharacterized protein LOC119004935 has protein sequence MSDTVLLCFVADTQFSGSDSTFCKPRSEREIHFILLTDTKCSDPDSTFCRPRSERGIHFILPTDTKCSDPESTFCRPRSERGIHFILPIDTKCSEPDSTFCRPRSERGIHFILPIDTKCSEPDSTFCRKRSERGIHFILPIDTKYSGSDSTLCRPRSERGMHFILPIASSHLTAIAKQVEHHLVDDFVMETLQALTRSLLMILQIAQLMKILMICSRLKCQFLRQKSL, from the exons ATGTCTGACActgtattgttgtgttttgttgcagacACCCAGTTTTCAGGTTCTGACTCAACCTTCTGCAAACCAAGAAGTGAGCGAGAGATCCACTTCATCCTTCTAACAG acaCCAAGTGTTCAGATCCTGACTCAACCTTCTGCAGACCAAGAAGTGAGCGAGGGATCCACTTTATCCTTCCAACAG acaCCAAGTGTTCAGATCCTGAGTCAACCTTCTGCAGACCAAGAAGTGAGCGAGGGATCCACTTTATCCTTCCAATAG acaCCAAGTGTTCAGAGCCTGACTCAACCTTCTGCAGACCAAGAAGTGAGCGAGGGATCCACTTTATCCTTCCAATAG acaCCAAGTGTTCAGAGCCTGACTCAACCTTCTGCAGAAAAAGAAGTGAGCGAGGGATCCACTTTATCCTTCCAATAG acACCAAGTATTCAGGTTCTGACTCAACCCTCTGCAGACCAAGAAGTGAGCGAGGGATGCACTTCATCCTTCCAATAG CCTCCTCCCACCTGACAGCTATTGCAAAGCAA GTTGAACATCACTTGGTCGATGATTTCGTGATGGAAACTCTGCAAGCTTTGACCAG ATCTCTACTGATGATTCTTCAGATTGCACAGCTTATGAAGATACTGATGATATGTTCCAGACTCAAGTGTCAATTCCTCAGACAAAAGTCTTTGTAG